A section of the Papio anubis isolate 15944 chromosome 16, Panubis1.0, whole genome shotgun sequence genome encodes:
- the PCMTD2 gene encoding protein-L-isoaspartate O-methyltransferase domain-containing protein 2 isoform X2, protein MFTAAQVGAALPAADARGTRPRSCRSQPRRSEPVGRPSLEYCLSVILNMGGAVSAGEDNDELIDNLKEAQYIRTELVEQAFRAIDRADYYLEEFKENAYKDLAWKHGNIHLSAPCIYSEVMEALDLQPGLSFLNLGSGTGYLSSMVGLILGPFGVNHGVELHSDVIEYAKQKLDFFIRTSDSFDKFDFCEPSFVTGNCLEISPDCSQYDRVYCGAGVQREHEEYMKNLLKVGGILVMPLEEKLTKITRTGPSAWETKKILAVSFAPLIQPCHSESGKSRLVQLPPVAVRSLQDLARIAIRGTIKKVIHQETVSKNGNGLKNTPRFKRRRVRRRRMETIVFLDKEVFASRISNPSDDNSCEDLEEERREEEEKTPPETKPDPPVNFLRQKVLSLPLPDPLKYYLLYYREK, encoded by the exons taTTGCCTAAGTGTAATCTTGAACATGGGCGGTGCTGTGAGTGCTGGTGAAGACAATGATGAGCTGATAGATAATTTGAAAGAAGCACAGTATATCCGGACTGAGCTGGTAGAGCAGGCTTTCCGAGCTATCGATCGTGCAGACTATTATCttgaagaatttaaagaaaatgcttataaagACTTGGCATGGAAGCATGGAAACATTCACCTCTCAGCCCCATGCATCTATTCAGAGGTGATGGAAGCCTTAGATCTGCAGCCTGGACTCTCATTTCTGAACCTGGGCAGTGGCACTGGGTACCTGAGCTCCATGGTGGGCCTCATTCTAG GTCCTTTTGGCGTGAACCATGGGGTGGAACTTCACTCAGATGTGATAGAATATGCAAAGCAGAAACTGGACTTCTTCATCAGAACAAGTGATAGTTTTGACAA GTTTGACTTCTGTGAACCTTCCTTTGTTACTGGGAACTGCTTGGAGATTTCTCCGGACTGTTCTCAGTATGACCGTGTATACTGCGGGGCTGGTGTGCAGAGAGAACATGAAGAATACATGAAGAATCTTCTCAAAGTGGGGGGGATCCTTGTCATGCCACTGGAGGAGAAG TTGACTAAGATAACACGCACGGGTCCTTCAGCTTGGGAAACCAAAAAGATTCTTGCTGTTTCTTTTGCTCCTCTGATCCAGCCCTGCCATTCAGAGTCAGGAAAATCAAGACTTGTCCAGTTAC CACCAGTGGCAGTTCGCAGCCTCCAGGACTTGGCTCGCATTGCCATCCGGGGCACCATTAAAAAGGTTATTCATCAGGAAACTGTGAGCAAAAACGGAAACGGACTAAAGAACACCCCCAGGTTTAAACGAAGGAGAGTTCGCCGCCGTCGAATGGAAACGATTGTCTTTTTGGACAAAGAAGTCTTTGCCAGTCGGATTTCCAACCCCTCAGATGACAACAGCTGTGAAGACTTGGAAGAGGAAcggagggaagaagaagagaagacccCGCCTGAAACAAAGCCAGACCCCCCAGTGAACTTCCTACGCCAGAAGGTCCTGAGCCTCCCTCTGCCAGATCCCCTGAAATACTACTTGCTttattacagagaaaaataa
- the PCMTD2 gene encoding protein-L-isoaspartate O-methyltransferase domain-containing protein 2 isoform X1, translating into MGGAVSAGEDNDELIDNLKEAQYIRTELVEQAFRAIDRADYYLEEFKENAYKDLAWKHGNIHLSAPCIYSEVMEALDLQPGLSFLNLGSGTGYLSSMVGLILGPFGVNHGVELHSDVIEYAKQKLDFFIRTSDSFDKFDFCEPSFVTGNCLEISPDCSQYDRVYCGAGVQREHEEYMKNLLKVGGILVMPLEEKLTKITRTGPSAWETKKILAVSFAPLIQPCHSESGKSRLVQLPPVAVRSLQDLARIAIRGTIKKVIHQETVSKNGNGLKNTPRFKRRRVRRRRMETIVFLDKEVFASRISNPSDDNSCEDLEEERREEEEKTPPETKPDPPVNFLRQKVLSLPLPDPLKYYLLYYREK; encoded by the exons ATGGGCGGTGCTGTGAGTGCTGGTGAAGACAATGATGAGCTGATAGATAATTTGAAAGAAGCACAGTATATCCGGACTGAGCTGGTAGAGCAGGCTTTCCGAGCTATCGATCGTGCAGACTATTATCttgaagaatttaaagaaaatgcttataaagACTTGGCATGGAAGCATGGAAACATTCACCTCTCAGCCCCATGCATCTATTCAGAGGTGATGGAAGCCTTAGATCTGCAGCCTGGACTCTCATTTCTGAACCTGGGCAGTGGCACTGGGTACCTGAGCTCCATGGTGGGCCTCATTCTAG GTCCTTTTGGCGTGAACCATGGGGTGGAACTTCACTCAGATGTGATAGAATATGCAAAGCAGAAACTGGACTTCTTCATCAGAACAAGTGATAGTTTTGACAA GTTTGACTTCTGTGAACCTTCCTTTGTTACTGGGAACTGCTTGGAGATTTCTCCGGACTGTTCTCAGTATGACCGTGTATACTGCGGGGCTGGTGTGCAGAGAGAACATGAAGAATACATGAAGAATCTTCTCAAAGTGGGGGGGATCCTTGTCATGCCACTGGAGGAGAAG TTGACTAAGATAACACGCACGGGTCCTTCAGCTTGGGAAACCAAAAAGATTCTTGCTGTTTCTTTTGCTCCTCTGATCCAGCCCTGCCATTCAGAGTCAGGAAAATCAAGACTTGTCCAGTTAC CACCAGTGGCAGTTCGCAGCCTCCAGGACTTGGCTCGCATTGCCATCCGGGGCACCATTAAAAAGGTTATTCATCAGGAAACTGTGAGCAAAAACGGAAACGGACTAAAGAACACCCCCAGGTTTAAACGAAGGAGAGTTCGCCGCCGTCGAATGGAAACGATTGTCTTTTTGGACAAAGAAGTCTTTGCCAGTCGGATTTCCAACCCCTCAGATGACAACAGCTGTGAAGACTTGGAAGAGGAAcggagggaagaagaagagaagacccCGCCTGAAACAAAGCCAGACCCCCCAGTGAACTTCCTACGCCAGAAGGTCCTGAGCCTCCCTCTGCCAGATCCCCTGAAATACTACTTGCTttattacagagaaaaataa